One stretch of Pomacea canaliculata isolate SZHN2017 linkage group LG1, ASM307304v1, whole genome shotgun sequence DNA includes these proteins:
- the LOC112575677 gene encoding zinc transporter ZIP4-like isoform X2, with protein sequence MDPQRWVDGVCRPTSRRDKRNEMGDDDDDDDNVHRVNNNIENSVQRAIQNLEAKMVVALAHWNPAHILGKVWTGLSDEAFLQHQQCFHIRREVVLAREAMRPVSAGVCHLELWNFLKRLTGTVLYKLLRGIENILTDARSSPSDNNMTTTQSVPLASGLLTVSQNFSALEIVGFVFPNHTGVFSVQQFYQMCPVLLQQVTMVRHPVGPTAHVRRNEATVSLPDLKKVTVIEATGIQSYGLGTVSVAVITLCSFVGAVLVRVCRGLGHHYAMAAMLALAFGNLCGDAVLHLLPKALESHDSGRSAYTLPGNIHVDVSVVKGFCLLFSVYIFWLLELFTSRYYRHQPHTKKDARPDTTVKTRHQDIDPRHRIPMSDMREEMEMTMQTNQMTAPQTSSYEIISARPVYPSKPIVMEVEENVVTSVHLVWMIVVGDVIHNLADGLAIGAAFSHSLPLGLCTSLAVVCHELPHELGDFAILLSTGMPMKRALLLNVLTGLAAFVGLYTGVALGSDHLQRQWVLMSVAGMFLYVSLADLVPELVHYFRLFQNVRMFLVQNVGLLSGFALMFGLVLLEDKMRFLPEKITAHT encoded by the exons ATGGACCCTCAGAGATGGGTGGACGGTGTGTGCCGACCCACGTCACGAAGAGACAAACGGAACGAAAtgggcgacgacgacgacgacgacgacaacgttCACAGGGTCAACAACAACATCGAGAACTCGGTGCAGCGCGCCATTCAGAACCTGGAGGCCAAGATGGTGGTCGCCCTGGCTCACTGGAATCCCGCTCACATTCTCGGCAAGGTCTGGACGGGTCTCAGCGACGAAGCTTTTCTTCAGCATCAACAG TGTTTCCACATCCGGCGAGAGGTGGTCCTCGCCAGAGAGGCGATGCGTCCTGTCAGTGCGGGTGTGTGTCACCTGGAACTCTGGAATTTTCTCAAGCGCCTAACCGGCACCGTGCTGTACAAACTtctcagag GAATAGAGAACATTTTGACTGACGCTCGTAGCTCACCCAGCGACaacaacatgacaacaacacaaagtGTCCCCCTCGCCTCTGGCTTGTTGACAGTCAGCCAG AATTTCTCGGCTCTGGAGATCGTGGGATTTGTTTTCCCCAACCACACAGGTGTCTTCAGTGTGCAGCAGTTCTACCAGATGTGTCCAGTCCTCTTACAGCAGGTGACCATGGTCCGACACCCCGTTGGTCCGACAGCCCATGTTAGACGAAATGAAGCAACAGTCTCTCTTCCCGATCTGAAGAAGGTGACCGTTATTGAAGCCACGGGAATTCAGT CCTACGGCCTGGGCACGGTGTCGGTGGCCGTCATCACCCTCTGCTCCTTCGTTGGCGCCGTGCTGGTGCGCGTGTGTCGTGGCCTCGGACACCACTACGCCATGGCCGCCATGTTGGCGCTGGCTTTCGGGAACCTGTGTGGGGACGCAGTTCTGCACCTCCTACCAAAG GCTCTAGAGTCTCACGACAGCGGCAGAAGCGCCTACACGCTCCCCGGCAATATCCATGTAGACGTGTCGGTGGTGAAGGGGTTTTGTCTACTCTTCAGTGTCTACATCTTCTGGCTGCTGGAGCTGTTCACGTCCAGATACTACAGACACCAACCTCACACCAAGAAAGATGCTCGCCCA GACACAACTGTGAAGACTAGACACCAAGATATAGACCCTAGACACCGGATCCCAATGAGTGACATGCGTGAAGAAATGGAAATGACTATG CAAACAAATCAAATGACAGCACCACAGACCAGTTCGTACGAAATCATTTCTGCGAGGCCTGTGTATCCAAGTAAACCCATCGTCATGGAGGTGGAAGAGAACGTTG TGACCTCGGTGCACTTGGTGTGGATGATAGTGGTTGGTGACGTCATACACAACCTGGCGGACGGGCTGGCGATTGGTGCGGCCTTCTCTCACTCCTTGCCGCTCGGCCTGTGCACGTCCTTGGCCGTCGTCTGCCACGAGCTGCCGCATGAATTGG GTGACTTTGCAATCCTCCTGTCCACCGGAATGCCCATGAAGCGGGCCCTGCTGCTGAATGTCCTGACAGGTCTGGCAGCATTTGTCGGCCTTTACACAGGTGTGGCGCTGGGCTCCGATCACCTGCAGAGGCAGTGGGTCCTGATGTCCGTGGCGGGCATGTTTCTCTATGTCTCGCTCGCAGACTTG GTTCCGGAACTGGTGCACTACTTCCGTCTCTTCCAGAATGTCAGGATGTTCTTGGTGCAGAATGTGGGCCTGCTCTCAGGTTTCGCTCTGATGTTTGGTCTCGTTCTCTTGGAAGATAAAATGCGCTTCCTGCCAGAGAAGATCACTGCTCACACATGA
- the LOC112575677 gene encoding zinc transporter ZIP14-like isoform X1 yields MDPQRWVDGVCRPTSRRDKRNEMGDDDDDDDNVHRVNNNIENSVQRAIQNLEAKMVVALAHWNPAHILGKVWTGLSDEAFLQHQQCFHIRREVVLAREAMRPVSAGVCHLELWNFLKRLTGTVLYKLLRGQRPVTEDTPCQMDFVSDMFSKYGSRDQPGGCTMTQSISLKGIENILTDARSSPSDNNMTTTQSVPLASGLLTVSQNFSALEIVGFVFPNHTGVFSVQQFYQMCPVLLQQVTMVRHPVGPTAHVRRNEATVSLPDLKKVTVIEATGIQSYGLGTVSVAVITLCSFVGAVLVRVCRGLGHHYAMAAMLALAFGNLCGDAVLHLLPKALESHDSGRSAYTLPGNIHVDVSVVKGFCLLFSVYIFWLLELFTSRYYRHQPHTKKDARPDTTVKTRHQDIDPRHRIPMSDMREEMEMTMQTNQMTAPQTSSYEIISARPVYPSKPIVMEVEENVVTSVHLVWMIVVGDVIHNLADGLAIGAAFSHSLPLGLCTSLAVVCHELPHELGDFAILLSTGMPMKRALLLNVLTGLAAFVGLYTGVALGSDHLQRQWVLMSVAGMFLYVSLADLVPELVHYFRLFQNVRMFLVQNVGLLSGFALMFGLVLLEDKMRFLPEKITAHT; encoded by the exons ATGGACCCTCAGAGATGGGTGGACGGTGTGTGCCGACCCACGTCACGAAGAGACAAACGGAACGAAAtgggcgacgacgacgacgacgacgacaacgttCACAGGGTCAACAACAACATCGAGAACTCGGTGCAGCGCGCCATTCAGAACCTGGAGGCCAAGATGGTGGTCGCCCTGGCTCACTGGAATCCCGCTCACATTCTCGGCAAGGTCTGGACGGGTCTCAGCGACGAAGCTTTTCTTCAGCATCAACAG TGTTTCCACATCCGGCGAGAGGTGGTCCTCGCCAGAGAGGCGATGCGTCCTGTCAGTGCGGGTGTGTGTCACCTGGAACTCTGGAATTTTCTCAAGCGCCTAACCGGCACCGTGCTGTACAAACTtctcagag GTCAGCGACCAGTAACGGAAGACACTCCTTGTCAGATGGACTTTGTGTCGGACATGTTTAGCAAGTATGGCTCCAGGGACCAACCCGGGGGCTGCACGATGACCCAGTCCATCTCCTTGAAAG GAATAGAGAACATTTTGACTGACGCTCGTAGCTCACCCAGCGACaacaacatgacaacaacacaaagtGTCCCCCTCGCCTCTGGCTTGTTGACAGTCAGCCAG AATTTCTCGGCTCTGGAGATCGTGGGATTTGTTTTCCCCAACCACACAGGTGTCTTCAGTGTGCAGCAGTTCTACCAGATGTGTCCAGTCCTCTTACAGCAGGTGACCATGGTCCGACACCCCGTTGGTCCGACAGCCCATGTTAGACGAAATGAAGCAACAGTCTCTCTTCCCGATCTGAAGAAGGTGACCGTTATTGAAGCCACGGGAATTCAGT CCTACGGCCTGGGCACGGTGTCGGTGGCCGTCATCACCCTCTGCTCCTTCGTTGGCGCCGTGCTGGTGCGCGTGTGTCGTGGCCTCGGACACCACTACGCCATGGCCGCCATGTTGGCGCTGGCTTTCGGGAACCTGTGTGGGGACGCAGTTCTGCACCTCCTACCAAAG GCTCTAGAGTCTCACGACAGCGGCAGAAGCGCCTACACGCTCCCCGGCAATATCCATGTAGACGTGTCGGTGGTGAAGGGGTTTTGTCTACTCTTCAGTGTCTACATCTTCTGGCTGCTGGAGCTGTTCACGTCCAGATACTACAGACACCAACCTCACACCAAGAAAGATGCTCGCCCA GACACAACTGTGAAGACTAGACACCAAGATATAGACCCTAGACACCGGATCCCAATGAGTGACATGCGTGAAGAAATGGAAATGACTATG CAAACAAATCAAATGACAGCACCACAGACCAGTTCGTACGAAATCATTTCTGCGAGGCCTGTGTATCCAAGTAAACCCATCGTCATGGAGGTGGAAGAGAACGTTG TGACCTCGGTGCACTTGGTGTGGATGATAGTGGTTGGTGACGTCATACACAACCTGGCGGACGGGCTGGCGATTGGTGCGGCCTTCTCTCACTCCTTGCCGCTCGGCCTGTGCACGTCCTTGGCCGTCGTCTGCCACGAGCTGCCGCATGAATTGG GTGACTTTGCAATCCTCCTGTCCACCGGAATGCCCATGAAGCGGGCCCTGCTGCTGAATGTCCTGACAGGTCTGGCAGCATTTGTCGGCCTTTACACAGGTGTGGCGCTGGGCTCCGATCACCTGCAGAGGCAGTGGGTCCTGATGTCCGTGGCGGGCATGTTTCTCTATGTCTCGCTCGCAGACTTG GTTCCGGAACTGGTGCACTACTTCCGTCTCTTCCAGAATGTCAGGATGTTCTTGGTGCAGAATGTGGGCCTGCTCTCAGGTTTCGCTCTGATGTTTGGTCTCGTTCTCTTGGAAGATAAAATGCGCTTCCTGCCAGAGAAGATCACTGCTCACACATGA